The proteins below come from a single Cannabis sativa cultivar Pink pepper isolate KNU-18-1 chromosome 3, ASM2916894v1, whole genome shotgun sequence genomic window:
- the LOC115710404 gene encoding carbonic anhydrase 2-like, giving the protein MAKELNSQLANYECVVKKKLVINISEKTESESEEDESFAKLLQPEQNCFDPVMRIGRGFEDFLSNKFNKYPCLFNELKESQHPKFLVFACSDSRVCPSHILNFQPGEAFMARNIGNLIPTFDNLKDSGVGSIIEYAVERFKIENILVIGHSRCGGVKRLMSHPEDGSPPFNFIDDWMNIAQTAKNKVKTEHKNLSFEEQCEICAEEAVNVSLNNLYSYPFVLKGVEDKKIALRGGYYNFVVGTFKLWDL; this is encoded by the exons ATGGCTAAAGAATTAAACTCCCAGTTGGCCAATTATGAATGCGTCGTCAAGAAGAAACTAGTGATTAATATAAG TGAGAAGACCGAAAGCGAGAGCGAGGAAGATGAAAGCTTTGCCAAACTACTGCAACCTGAACAAAATTGCTTTGATCCTGTCATGAGAATTGGTCGTGGGTTTGAGGACTTTCTCTCCAATAAATTTAa CAAGTATCCATGCTTATTTAATGAACTTAAAGAAAGCCAACATCCCAAG TTTCTAGTATTTGCATGTTCGGATTCCCGAGTCTGTCCTTCCCATATCTTAAATTTTCAACCAGGAGAAGCGTTCATGGCTCGAAATATTGGCAACTTGATTCCAACATTTGATAAT TTGAAAGACTCTGGAGTTGGATCAATTATTGAATATGCAGTCGAAAGGTTTAAGATAGAAAATATTTTAGTGATTGGACACAGTCGTTGTGGTGGCGTGAAAAGACTTATGTCTCATCCAGAAGATGGTTCACCTCCTTT TAATTTTATTGATGATTGGATGAACATTGCTCAAACTGCCAAAAATAAAGTGAAAACTGAGCACAAAAATTTGTCATTTGAGGAGCAATGTGAAATTTGTGCTGag GAAGCAGTGAATGTGTCTCTAAACAATCTCTATTCTTATCCATTTGTTCTAAAGGGAGTTGAAGACAAAAAGATAGCACTTAGAGGTGGATACTAT